A genomic region of Mesobacillus jeotgali contains the following coding sequences:
- a CDS encoding HNH endonuclease family protein: protein MEHFQPQHPVEGECWEQDDWNGFGNLALLTVSGNSRFSNLPPAGKINSYPSIIKQSLKLKVMEKMTRLGEGKWTEEKASRHKNEMFNIVKNNG from the coding sequence ATCGAGCATTTCCAACCGCAACATCCTGTTGAAGGAGAATGTTGGGAACAAGATGACTGGAACGGATTTGGTAATCTAGCATTACTAACGGTTTCGGGGAACTCTAGGTTTTCTAACTTGCCACCTGCAGGAAAAATCAATTCATATCCGAGTATCATTAAACAAAGTCTGAAACTAAAAGTCATGGAAAAAATGACAAGGCTTGGCGAGGGGAAGTGGACAGAAGAAAAGGCAAGTAGACATAAAAATGAAATGTTCAACATTGTGAAAAATAATGGGTAA
- a CDS encoding AAA domain-containing protein, which yields MDSEHNLILIKNVDKTDQIDSLIYTNGKWRVRFKNNSKFYEYNYLNVTKLKDPKVLKAESTIVYDKDIPCYGLEKILDFGDYVRLIYKTGYKKVVPRTDVRIEEADLKGDAQKCLEYLRSLADNIGGKYDGEPSYLSKEYKALSTTSPRSVLAAYLKGRDPARENKQISPIFPFGFNLSQKAAVEKAMVEQVSLIEGPPGTGKTQTILNILANAVVNGHTVAVVSNNNSATANVVEKLQKYGVDFIAAYLGKNENQERFFAEQTNTLPDFTGWILPNDEFRNIKNELKESQRKLNQMLGYQNDLAVVQQRLGEFTTEQKYFEEYYKESNFAPIQLSTFVKLSADKVLKILMDYNQYSDTGKFTLKEKLYNFFAYGIYNFKIYQHSVENLISFLQKLYYQLIIKELQDEKAKLQEKLDSYNFNEAMKEFSDKSMTLFKAALAERYGKSRDIYRKDSFKKDFHKFIKDYPVVLSTTHSLRKSAVENFLFDYVIVDEASQVDLVAGALALSCAKKAVIVGDTKQLPNVVTKEDALVAKGIFERAGLDHAYSYVEQSLLTSILNLYGKIPKTLLKEHYRCHPKIIGFCNQKFYNNELIVLTHEKEDDKPLILYKTVKGNHARGTINQRQIDVVFEEIIPNNKVNIRENSVGLISPYRMQADKLQATAKNHEIQADTVHKYQGRERDIIILTTVSNEVKASDFVDNPNLVNVAVSRAVDQLIVVVSEGSEEWKGTNIGDLVRYIQYNNFEIIDSEIYSVFDLLYRSYSKKLLKELKSSKKVSKYQSENFMNNVIDKILSLPEFQNLSHVLHQPLRMLIKDTSKLTQEERKYALNVLTHTDFVIFNKVDKKPVLVVEVDGHAYHANNPIQLKRDRMKDSILKKYNIPIIRMETTGSNEETRLREKLQEVLR from the coding sequence TTGGATAGTGAACATAACCTTATCTTAATCAAGAATGTCGATAAAACAGATCAAATTGATTCTCTTATTTATACTAATGGAAAATGGCGTGTCAGGTTTAAGAATAATAGTAAGTTCTATGAATATAACTATCTAAATGTAACTAAACTTAAAGATCCTAAGGTTCTTAAGGCTGAATCGACGATTGTCTACGATAAGGATATTCCGTGTTACGGACTTGAAAAGATACTAGACTTTGGTGACTATGTTCGTCTTATTTATAAGACGGGCTATAAAAAAGTAGTGCCTAGGACAGATGTCAGGATTGAAGAGGCTGATTTAAAGGGCGATGCCCAGAAATGCTTAGAGTATTTAAGATCACTTGCAGACAATATTGGCGGAAAGTATGATGGTGAGCCCAGTTATTTAAGCAAGGAGTACAAAGCTCTATCCACCACAAGTCCACGGAGTGTGCTTGCTGCTTATTTGAAAGGCAGGGATCCTGCGAGAGAGAATAAGCAGATATCTCCTATCTTTCCATTTGGATTTAATCTTAGTCAAAAGGCTGCGGTAGAGAAGGCGATGGTGGAGCAGGTTAGCTTAATCGAAGGACCACCTGGTACCGGTAAGACACAGACAATCTTAAATATCTTAGCTAATGCTGTAGTAAACGGGCATACCGTTGCTGTGGTTTCGAATAATAATTCCGCTACTGCGAATGTTGTTGAAAAACTTCAAAAGTATGGAGTCGATTTCATAGCTGCCTATCTTGGTAAGAACGAGAACCAGGAGAGATTTTTTGCAGAGCAAACAAATACATTGCCTGACTTTACAGGCTGGATTCTACCAAATGACGAATTCCGAAACATTAAGAATGAATTGAAAGAGTCTCAACGAAAACTTAATCAAATGCTAGGCTATCAAAATGATTTAGCGGTTGTTCAGCAAAGACTGGGCGAGTTCACAACAGAGCAAAAGTATTTTGAGGAATATTATAAAGAATCCAATTTTGCACCTATTCAATTGAGCACCTTCGTAAAATTGAGTGCCGACAAAGTTCTTAAGATCTTAATGGATTACAATCAATATTCTGACACAGGGAAATTTACGCTAAAGGAAAAGTTGTATAATTTTTTTGCATACGGCATATACAATTTTAAAATTTATCAGCATTCCGTTGAGAATCTTATTTCGTTTTTACAAAAATTATATTATCAATTAATCATTAAAGAGCTTCAGGATGAGAAGGCAAAGTTACAGGAAAAATTAGATTCATATAATTTTAATGAAGCAATGAAAGAGTTCAGTGATAAGTCCATGACTCTTTTTAAGGCTGCTCTAGCTGAGAGGTATGGGAAATCACGAGACATCTACCGAAAAGACAGTTTTAAAAAAGACTTTCATAAATTCATAAAAGACTATCCTGTTGTTCTTAGTACTACTCATTCTTTACGAAAGTCGGCAGTTGAAAACTTTCTGTTTGACTATGTCATTGTAGATGAGGCTTCACAGGTAGATCTTGTGGCGGGTGCCCTTGCTCTTTCATGTGCTAAGAAAGCAGTCATTGTAGGGGATACTAAACAGCTTCCCAATGTGGTGACAAAGGAAGATGCCCTGGTTGCAAAGGGTATATTTGAAAGAGCAGGTCTTGATCATGCATATAGTTATGTTGAGCAAAGTTTATTAACTTCCATACTTAATCTATATGGAAAGATTCCCAAAACGCTCTTGAAGGAACACTATCGTTGTCACCCTAAGATAATTGGGTTTTGCAATCAGAAGTTTTACAATAATGAACTAATTGTCTTGACACATGAAAAAGAAGATGATAAACCGTTAATTTTATATAAAACAGTCAAAGGAAACCATGCAAGGGGAACTATAAATCAGCGCCAGATTGATGTAGTTTTTGAGGAAATTATTCCAAATAATAAAGTTAACATAAGAGAAAATTCTGTAGGGCTTATTTCCCCATACCGGATGCAGGCAGATAAACTACAGGCGACTGCGAAGAATCATGAAATTCAGGCTGATACGGTGCATAAATACCAGGGGAGAGAGCGGGATATTATCATCCTAACAACGGTTTCAAATGAAGTGAAGGCGAGCGACTTTGTGGATAATCCAAATCTAGTTAATGTTGCGGTATCCCGTGCCGTTGATCAGCTAATAGTGGTTGTATCTGAAGGCAGTGAAGAATGGAAAGGAACCAATATTGGGGATTTGGTTAGATATATTCAATATAACAACTTCGAGATAATAGATAGTGAGATTTACTCTGTTTTTGACCTACTTTATAGGAGTTACTCCAAGAAGCTATTAAAAGAATTAAAGAGCAGCAAGAAAGTATCAAAATATCAATCGGAAAATTTCATGAATAACGTCATTGACAAAATCCTAAGTCTGCCAGAATTCCAAAATCTTAGCCACGTACTTCATCAGCCGTTAAGAATGTTAATAAAAGATACATCCAAGCTCACACAAGAAGAAAGAAAATATGCATTGAATGTATTGACCCATACAGATTTTGTAATATTTAATAAAGTGGATAAAAAACCTGTTCTAGTGGTAGAAGTCGATGGCCATGCTTATCACGCAAACAACCCGATCCAGCTAAAACGAGACCGAATGAAGGACAGCATTTTAAAGAAGTATAACATCCCTATAATTAGAATGGAGACAACGGGAAGTAATGAAGAAACACGGCTCCGTGAAAAATTGCAGGAGGTCTTGAGATGA
- a CDS encoding TnsA endonuclease N-terminal domain-containing protein: MPKQAQIDLDFAFYKYLRLFYIDKRGTIRNHYRDLSKKFLDFNNPENPNSFLRAPQYEALEMYIFLKEFLQNEPVHQIFDDWYKKKDRFANRLDVGLEGEQMDLFGTLNEDEYKSVFNKMKNNAQLYPNYIFALTMGTGKTILMATCIFYEFILANKFPKDKRYCHNALVFAPDKTVLEALKEIYTFDKSKVVPPEYVNLLNSHLQVHFLEDAGTTLNTFDNSMFNLIISNSQKIILKRKHKEQSSLDKMFSLDDFESGTVYDEFADLYEFDSPEDEAELTVNQRYIKLTRLQQLGIFVDEAHHSFGDQLAKDMGTKKANNSLRLTINQLASNLHRSGTRVVACYNFTGTPYIGKKVLPEVVYAYGLKDAINNKYLKKVDLHDYTNPKTMEFVRIAIRDFWEKYKDKRYEGMLPKMAFFASTIDELTEELQPAVEKILAELNIPLDRILVNVGDPKHTTNDEIREFNRLDTKKSEKQFILLVNKGREGWNCRSLFGVALYRKPKSKVFVLQATMRCMRAIGDIQETANVYLSKENLNILEDELEQNFRLSTEDLKGNNNGKQTYEVRVLPPAVKVNLKRIHKLHNLVEKNPPQGINLKIDSVDTSKYRLIHTVKRGLDSKDVFTKRTTVVEDLTEQREKRQFSSITLTAEIARYLNRSCLEIDKILKNTQEGMGGILNAVNEYNELLYDWVIPQLFKELFELEAYERKVEEKIELVKEPKEGYYSVTAKPELVLNVSDPEVNKYAAKSFHVDTYCFDSRPERILFMNLLKSDEVEKVYFTGMLTHGQSEFFIHYIDPDSHTVRRYFPDFLVQKKNGTWVIIEVKQDNKFDDPVVQAKKEYASQLAGASEMKYEMIRGTEAANGIYKPLLK; this comes from the coding sequence ATGCCTAAACAAGCCCAAATTGATTTAGACTTTGCTTTTTATAAGTATCTTAGACTGTTCTATATTGATAAGCGGGGAACAATTCGTAACCATTACAGAGATTTATCCAAGAAGTTTTTGGATTTCAATAACCCTGAAAATCCTAATTCCTTTTTAAGAGCTCCCCAATACGAAGCACTAGAAATGTATATTTTTCTAAAAGAATTTTTACAAAATGAACCTGTGCATCAAATTTTTGATGATTGGTACAAAAAAAAGGATCGGTTTGCTAATCGACTGGACGTTGGTCTAGAAGGAGAGCAGATGGACCTATTTGGGACGCTTAATGAGGATGAATATAAATCTGTATTTAATAAAATGAAGAATAATGCCCAATTGTACCCAAACTATATATTTGCTTTAACAATGGGAACTGGAAAAACAATATTAATGGCAACTTGTATTTTTTATGAATTCATTCTTGCAAATAAGTTTCCAAAAGATAAAAGATATTGCCATAATGCTTTGGTTTTTGCTCCAGATAAAACTGTACTTGAGGCATTAAAAGAAATATATACCTTTGATAAGTCTAAAGTAGTCCCGCCTGAATACGTTAACTTATTGAACAGTCATCTTCAAGTACATTTTCTTGAAGATGCAGGAACAACTCTTAATACTTTTGATAATTCAATGTTTAATCTAATAATTTCAAACAGTCAAAAAATAATTCTTAAAAGAAAACATAAAGAACAGAGTTCTTTAGACAAAATGTTTTCTCTAGATGATTTTGAATCTGGTACTGTTTATGATGAATTTGCTGACTTATACGAGTTTGACTCACCAGAAGATGAAGCAGAATTAACTGTAAATCAAAGGTATATAAAACTTACTAGATTGCAGCAGCTTGGAATATTCGTTGATGAAGCCCATCATTCTTTCGGTGATCAACTTGCAAAGGATATGGGGACAAAAAAGGCGAATAATAGCTTGCGATTAACTATAAATCAACTGGCATCGAATCTGCATAGATCAGGAACACGTGTTGTTGCGTGTTATAATTTCACTGGAACACCTTATATAGGAAAGAAAGTGTTGCCTGAGGTGGTTTATGCATATGGTCTTAAGGATGCAATAAATAATAAGTATCTAAAAAAAGTTGACTTACATGATTATACAAATCCAAAGACAATGGAATTTGTGAGAATTGCAATCAGAGATTTTTGGGAAAAGTACAAAGATAAACGCTATGAAGGTATGCTCCCTAAAATGGCATTTTTTGCTTCAACAATTGATGAACTTACTGAAGAATTGCAACCAGCTGTGGAGAAAATTTTGGCAGAGTTAAACATCCCGCTGGATCGAATTCTTGTAAACGTAGGGGATCCAAAACATACTACAAATGACGAAATACGTGAATTTAATCGTTTAGATACAAAGAAATCTGAGAAGCAATTTATTCTACTTGTAAATAAAGGTCGTGAAGGTTGGAATTGTCGTTCTTTATTTGGAGTTGCATTATATAGAAAGCCAAAGTCTAAAGTATTTGTTCTTCAAGCAACTATGCGTTGTATGCGGGCAATTGGAGATATCCAAGAAACGGCAAATGTCTATTTATCAAAAGAGAATTTGAATATCTTAGAAGATGAATTAGAACAAAATTTCCGTTTAAGTACTGAGGACTTAAAGGGGAATAATAATGGAAAACAGACTTATGAAGTTAGGGTATTACCGCCTGCCGTAAAAGTGAATTTAAAAAGGATTCATAAACTTCACAACCTTGTAGAAAAAAATCCACCACAAGGTATTAATTTAAAAATTGATTCAGTTGATACTAGTAAGTACAGGTTAATTCATACCGTTAAACGAGGACTTGACTCAAAAGATGTATTTACAAAAAGAACAACAGTGGTTGAAGATCTTACGGAACAAAGAGAAAAGCGCCAATTCAGTTCTATTACTCTTACCGCAGAAATAGCTAGATACCTAAACCGCTCGTGTTTAGAAATTGATAAAATTCTTAAGAACACTCAAGAAGGTATGGGAGGAATTTTAAATGCGGTAAACGAGTATAATGAACTTCTTTATGATTGGGTCATCCCACAATTGTTTAAAGAGCTTTTTGAGCTTGAAGCATATGAAAGAAAAGTTGAAGAAAAGATTGAACTTGTAAAAGAGCCAAAAGAGGGGTATTATTCTGTCACTGCGAAACCAGAATTAGTATTAAATGTTTCAGATCCTGAAGTAAATAAATATGCAGCCAAAAGTTTCCATGTGGATACTTATTGTTTTGACTCAAGACCTGAACGGATACTTTTCATGAACTTGTTGAAGAGTGACGAAGTTGAAAAAGTATATTTTACTGGTATGCTTACACATGGTCAATCGGAGTTCTTCATTCACTATATTGACCCAGACTCTCATACAGTGAGAAGGTATTTCCCCGATTTCTTAGTACAAAAGAAAAATGGCACATGGGTTATTATAGAGGTTAAGCAGGATAACAAATTTGATGATCCTGTAGTCCAAGCGAAGAAAGAATATGCATCTCAACTAGCTGGTGCTAGTGAAATGAAGTATGAAATGATTCGAGGAACTGAAGCTGCTAATGGGATTTATAAACCGTTATTAAAGTAA
- a CDS encoding GIY-YIG nuclease family protein: MNDRTLMLYFPDTDSAASLKIFQDPTSQIRGFYFTKSQLNKVETLEYANNHAVYFLFSESEESSVYIGQSVNGITRIKSHLREKDFWQYGILFVTDNNSFDKLSIDYLEYFFIQAFAKTQYNLENRDMRTVAPNVNVFNQSTLNSFAVQIQFLLEAMGISFKPSAPTEQILRLNRDVFQAKSPFKASISLQDGKFLLLANSEIKAPLERTKDWSDGGNFYTRSMKRFTQLIEAGKAVKIDESTAKLIDDVEFNSPSTPAELCSGHSQNGWVFWIGLDELRKKQG, translated from the coding sequence ATGAACGACAGAACACTGATGTTATATTTTCCGGATACAGATAGTGCTGCTTCGTTAAAGATATTTCAAGATCCAACTAGTCAGATTCGTGGGTTTTACTTTACGAAGAGCCAATTAAATAAGGTTGAGACACTTGAGTATGCAAACAACCATGCGGTTTATTTTCTTTTCTCAGAATCTGAGGAGTCAAGTGTTTATATTGGTCAGTCGGTTAATGGTATTACCCGTATTAAGTCACATTTAAGAGAAAAGGATTTCTGGCAATATGGCATCTTGTTTGTAACTGACAACAACAGTTTTGATAAATTGAGCATTGACTATCTCGAGTACTTTTTTATCCAGGCATTTGCGAAGACACAGTATAACTTGGAAAACCGTGATATGAGAACTGTCGCACCTAATGTGAATGTTTTCAACCAATCAACACTGAATTCTTTTGCTGTTCAAATACAATTTTTATTAGAAGCTATGGGTATTTCTTTTAAGCCATCTGCACCTACGGAACAGATTTTGCGATTGAATAGGGATGTATTCCAAGCTAAATCTCCATTTAAAGCAAGTATTTCATTACAAGATGGAAAGTTTCTTCTTCTAGCGAATTCTGAAATCAAAGCCCCTCTCGAGCGTACAAAGGATTGGTCAGATGGAGGGAATTTCTATACTCGTTCCATGAAGAGATTTACACAACTTATCGAGGCAGGAAAAGCTGTTAAGATTGATGAATCGACTGCTAAATTGATTGATGATGTAGAATTCAACAGTCCAAGTACACCTGCTGAGCTTTGTTCAGGGCATTCTCAAAACGGATGGGTTTTCTGGATTGGGTTGGATGAATTGAGAAAAAAGCAAGGGTGA
- a CDS encoding helix-turn-helix domain-containing protein: protein MAEKQVNIKLKKLLNDYGISLRELSRLADIRHATLSELANNKRKNIHFDHIKRISEALDITDIRKIIEIETLEDEQE from the coding sequence ATGGCAGAGAAACAGGTGAATATAAAACTAAAAAAACTCCTCAATGATTATGGTATCTCATTACGAGAGCTTTCCCGATTAGCAGACATTCGTCATGCTACACTTAGCGAATTAGCCAACAATAAAAGAAAAAACATTCACTTTGATCACATCAAACGAATTAGCGAGGCACTTGACATCACAGACATCCGCAAAATCATCGAAATCGAAACCCTAGAAGATGAGCAGGAGTAA
- a CDS encoding DarT1-associated NADAR antitoxin family protein: MAQRPVFISSIKERDYVKIQDVEFEWFPGFSVKQKQRSIDSFHKSFENLYPSANILEISSKSDKKLGVALSAFNLMIKTKNNKEFSVETAFQASKVFEQGGPFIDLYEKTSKEAKKDERIKSSGKLLYFKFFSRRWELEPKTLFYDWLYVNALSTNNELSKQVIEYDAFTDIEFNPQKSINCQAKSVALYVSLYKLNLLNKALNSVEDFKEIVFQNEKIDEEKREVEEKELKTDQLSLFDEIINEK, from the coding sequence ATGGCCCAGAGACCAGTTTTTATAAGTAGTATAAAAGAAAGAGACTATGTAAAAATACAAGACGTTGAATTTGAATGGTTTCCTGGTTTTTCAGTGAAACAAAAACAAAGATCAATTGATTCATTTCATAAAAGCTTTGAAAATTTATATCCATCCGCAAATATCTTGGAAATTTCTAGTAAGTCTGATAAAAAGTTGGGTGTAGCGTTAAGTGCATTTAATTTGATGATAAAGACAAAGAATAATAAAGAATTTAGTGTTGAGACTGCCTTCCAAGCAAGTAAAGTATTTGAGCAGGGTGGCCCTTTTATAGATTTGTATGAAAAGACTTCAAAAGAGGCAAAAAAAGATGAAAGAATTAAAAGTAGTGGAAAGCTATTGTACTTTAAATTTTTTAGCAGAAGATGGGAACTTGAACCAAAGACACTTTTCTATGATTGGTTATACGTTAATGCCTTGTCAACTAATAATGAACTAAGTAAACAAGTTATTGAATATGATGCTTTTACCGATATAGAGTTTAACCCGCAAAAGTCAATTAACTGCCAGGCAAAGTCAGTAGCACTATACGTTTCACTATATAAGTTAAATTTACTTAATAAGGCTCTGAATTCCGTAGAGGATTTTAAAGAAATCGTTTTTCAAAATGAAAAAATTGATGAAGAAAAAAGAGAAGTGGAAGAAAAAGAGTTAAAGACTGACCAACTAAGTCTATTTGATGAAATAATAAATGAGAAATAA
- a CDS encoding DarT ssDNA thymidine ADP-ribosyltransferase family protein → MQNTVNQSGVRFLLHFTQASNLSSIFQHGILPIADLDSKNLAYSWNDAYRYDGCHDASCFSMEVPNYKMFYRYRNENPHLDWVVLGIKKDVLWEKDCAFCVENAASNAITQTPVESRKGILAFKRLFDEFPNKPTRKALNLNPATPTNPQAEVLVFGKVEPSYIFSVAFENALIRDKYKQYIPDTVNVEVQKWLYEPRHDYAHWR, encoded by the coding sequence ATGCAAAATACTGTTAATCAATCTGGTGTCCGTTTTCTATTGCATTTTACACAGGCAAGCAACTTATCAAGCATCTTTCAACATGGAATTTTACCTATTGCTGATTTAGATTCAAAAAATTTGGCATACAGTTGGAACGACGCTTATAGGTATGATGGGTGCCATGATGCTTCTTGTTTTTCTATGGAGGTACCAAATTATAAGATGTTCTATAGATATAGGAATGAAAATCCACATTTGGATTGGGTTGTATTAGGTATTAAAAAGGATGTATTATGGGAAAAGGATTGTGCATTTTGTGTTGAGAATGCGGCAAGTAATGCCATCACTCAAACCCCTGTAGAGTCAAGAAAAGGAATCCTGGCATTTAAAAGATTATTTGATGAATTCCCTAATAAACCAACCAGGAAGGCTTTAAATTTAAATCCTGCTACTCCAACCAATCCTCAAGCTGAGGTATTAGTATTTGGGAAAGTTGAGCCTTCATATATCTTTTCAGTTGCCTTTGAAAACGCTTTGATACGTGATAAATATAAGCAGTATATTCCCGATACTGTAAATGTTGAAGTGCAGAAGTGGTTATATGAACCCAGACATGACTATGCACATTGGAGATAA